A genomic window from Solanum dulcamara chromosome 11, daSolDulc1.2, whole genome shotgun sequence includes:
- the LOC129874989 gene encoding protein NOI4 encodes MNSQEKGRPLPKFGEWDVNNPASADGFTVIFAKARDDKKANSSAAPTQTPRNDYAYGQPNPYQQEPRKKRFCCF; translated from the exons ATGAATTCT CAAGAGAAAGGTCGGCCATTGCCGAAATTCGGGGAGTGGGATGTAAATAATCCGGCCTCGGCAGATGGATTCACTGTCATATTTGCTAAGGCTAGAGATGACAAGAAGGCTAATAGCAGTGCAGCACCAACACAAACGCCCAGGAATGACTATGCATATGGACAACCTAACCCTTATCAGCAAGAACCCagg AAAAAAAGGTTTTGCTGTTTCTGA